A single Paraburkholderia sp. D15 DNA region contains:
- a CDS encoding PA14 domain-containing protein — protein MRNYLVLVALAMLGACGGNDGSPGAAASANRQVGAIDASAASSAAAASAASAAAAADSASVDSEFRAVKTVALGMKTTTPPLVIADPTLNLPPYTPPAPPHPVSTTTLSFGDFTSYLAPGSTQGWQAGANSSTVTIPAPATNGTGAGDKTVALASTYATASYEADLTVSAPVGTGAANAGFIVRTTNPTAGGPDSLTGYYIGLDTGTHSVVVGRENNNWTNFIAYPVSSVVGGSTHHLKVTTSGTAITVDLDQQRVISVNDATNALPAVFQSGSFGLRRFGVGASFSNITIRTYPTVTSPTYDFSKVVGAVYTPSNAVNAIDFWENYDPDIVNRELTYAQTYGMNTIAVYLHYLVWANDRVAFLSKFDNLLKIAARHGIKVSPIFYDDCWNPTPQYGPQPAPVWGVHNSQWVQSPGTPVEQAYFQPSASNAAVTYKASLASYITDFVAPHRNDPRIIFWETMNEPGCSGNGALQETRAVLMNDARIAILNAGATQPINAPQVQEDEGTYFSDFYAFHPYNNPYTGPVNGSSVSALNSETLQRGFPGTTGQTMPGIVANYGGSTGFIVWELMIGRTNTRFHWGQVPGAPATVEPATPFQGTIYPDGHPWQTSEVQALTGGFDVKLPVLQVGYYNDPTFNSAPVKTSVTPLIDFDLNTERGTDSPDASAGVNATNYGVRWTGAIEAAQTGIYTFSIDSDNVARLWINGVKIVDKKSGSQGTVSGKTWLAAKQRASIKVEYVHGTGPASMHLLWTSPAAKNPAGLRVVPSDSLVTAN, from the coding sequence GTGCGCAATTACCTTGTGCTTGTGGCGCTCGCCATGCTCGGCGCCTGCGGTGGCAATGACGGTTCGCCCGGCGCGGCAGCGTCGGCAAACAGGCAGGTCGGCGCGATCGACGCTTCGGCGGCGTCGTCGGCCGCAGCGGCATCCGCGGCTTCCGCGGCAGCGGCCGCCGATTCGGCCAGCGTCGACAGCGAATTCCGGGCCGTCAAAACGGTCGCGCTCGGCATGAAGACGACCACCCCGCCGCTCGTGATCGCCGATCCCACGCTGAACCTTCCGCCCTACACGCCGCCCGCCCCGCCCCATCCCGTTTCGACCACCACGCTTTCTTTCGGCGACTTCACCAGCTATCTCGCGCCAGGCTCCACGCAAGGCTGGCAGGCCGGCGCGAACAGTTCGACCGTGACGATCCCGGCGCCGGCGACCAACGGCACGGGTGCCGGCGACAAGACCGTGGCGCTCGCGAGCACCTATGCAACCGCGTCGTACGAAGCCGATCTGACGGTCAGCGCGCCGGTCGGCACGGGTGCCGCCAACGCGGGCTTTATCGTGCGCACCACCAACCCGACGGCCGGCGGCCCGGACAGCCTGACCGGCTATTACATCGGCCTCGATACGGGCACGCACTCGGTCGTGGTCGGACGCGAGAACAACAACTGGACCAACTTCATCGCGTATCCGGTGAGTTCGGTGGTGGGCGGCAGCACGCACCATCTGAAAGTGACGACGAGCGGCACCGCGATCACCGTCGACCTGGACCAGCAGCGCGTGATCAGCGTCAACGACGCGACCAACGCGCTGCCCGCCGTGTTCCAGTCGGGCAGCTTCGGGCTGCGGCGCTTCGGTGTCGGCGCGAGTTTCAGCAACATCACGATTCGCACATACCCGACCGTGACCTCGCCGACCTATGACTTCTCGAAGGTGGTGGGCGCGGTGTACACGCCGTCGAACGCGGTCAACGCGATCGACTTCTGGGAGAACTACGACCCCGACATCGTCAATCGCGAACTGACGTACGCGCAGACCTACGGCATGAACACCATCGCCGTGTATCTGCACTACCTCGTGTGGGCGAACGACCGCGTCGCGTTCCTGAGCAAGTTCGACAACCTGCTGAAGATCGCCGCGCGTCATGGCATCAAGGTCTCGCCGATCTTCTACGACGACTGCTGGAACCCGACGCCGCAATACGGCCCGCAACCCGCGCCGGTCTGGGGCGTGCATAACAGCCAGTGGGTGCAATCGCCGGGCACGCCGGTCGAGCAGGCCTACTTCCAGCCGAGCGCGTCAAATGCCGCGGTCACCTACAAGGCGAGTCTGGCGAGCTACATCACCGACTTCGTCGCGCCGCATCGCAACGATCCGCGCATCATTTTCTGGGAGACGATGAACGAGCCCGGTTGCAGCGGCAACGGCGCGTTGCAGGAAACCCGCGCGGTGCTGATGAACGACGCGCGCATCGCGATCCTCAACGCGGGCGCAACGCAGCCGATCAACGCGCCGCAGGTGCAGGAGGATGAAGGCACGTACTTCTCGGACTTCTACGCGTTCCATCCGTACAACAATCCGTACACCGGTCCGGTGAACGGCAGTTCGGTGAGCGCGCTGAATTCGGAAACGCTGCAACGCGGCTTCCCCGGCACCACCGGTCAGACCATGCCGGGCATCGTCGCGAACTATGGCGGCAGTACCGGGTTCATCGTGTGGGAGTTGATGATCGGGCGGACGAACACGCGCTTCCACTGGGGGCAAGTGCCGGGCGCACCCGCGACGGTCGAGCCGGCCACGCCGTTCCAGGGAACGATCTACCCGGACGGTCACCCGTGGCAGACCTCGGAAGTGCAGGCGCTGACCGGCGGCTTCGACGTGAAATTGCCGGTCTTGCAGGTCGGTTACTACAACGATCCGACCTTCAATAGCGCGCCGGTGAAGACCTCGGTGACGCCGTTGATCGACTTCGATCTGAACACCGAACGCGGCACCGATTCGCCGGATGCGTCGGCGGGCGTCAACGCGACGAACTACGGCGTGCGCTGGACCGGCGCGATCGAGGCGGCGCAGACGGGCATCTACACGTTCTCGATCGACAGCGACAACGTGGCGCGGCTGTGGATCAACGGCGTGAAGATCGTCGACAAGAAGAGCGGCTCGCAAGGGACGGTCAGCGGTAAAACCTGGCTGGCGGCGAAACAGCGCGCGTCGATCAAGGTCGAGTATGTGCACGGGACCGGGCCGGCAAGCATGCATCTGCTGTGGACGAGTCCGGCGGCGAAGAATCCGGCGGGGCTGCGGGTTGTGCCTTCGGACTCGCTGGTGACGGCGAATTAA